A genomic stretch from Corvus cornix cornix isolate S_Up_H32 chromosome 9, ASM73873v5, whole genome shotgun sequence includes:
- the LOC104687979 gene encoding mitochondrial ubiquitin ligase activator of nfkb 1-A-like produces MQGHPSLRNKGSGMSPSCVTRPHSPHNMLTLQALPPKPGTMDKPITPGELLCLGSSLAFSGLFYYLYRRKARVVARIQEAPKLQVDDDLPALVSAAEGRCLPYVALEGIVLPAQAALTSHYHEGLQGVIQKLLLKEHRLIWNSLAQSWSESERVLSEQIYTVPFLLASPGPEAVTQVSVESPLQAVCLPLEMVYERFQQPTHGFRDLLGQYLLGEKPKGILETEEMLRVGAGLTGIGELSLHPDGSLHLQPPARGGEFFLCLGDWQTVLSELESAGGLWKGAALLCAAAGLAVLLHALCRAYRRSRPRRQQDKELDGEEAGDRAPEDSCVVCLSRPRECVLLGCGHICCCFRCFQALPTRLCPICRGPIDRVVPLYQA; encoded by the exons ATGCAGGGACACCCCTCTCTTCGGAACAAGGGCAGTGGGATGTCCCCATCATGTGTGACACGGCCCCATTCCCCACACAACATGCTCACCTTGCAGGCATTGCCGCCCAAGCCTGGCACCATGGATAAACCCATCACTCCGggggagctgctgtgtctgGGCTCCAGCCTTGCCTTCTCTGGCCTCTTCTACTACTTGTACAGGAGGAAAGCCAGAGTCGTGGCACGCATACAG GAGGCCCCAAAGCTCCAGGTCGATGACGATTTGCCAGCCCTGGTGTCTGCAGCTGAGGGGAGGTGCCTGCCTTATGTTGCCCTGGAAG GCATagtgctgccagcccaggctgcacTGACCAGCCACTACcatgaggggctgcagggcgTGATccagaaactgctgctgaaggagcaTCGGCTGATCTGGAACAGCTTGGCCCAAAGCTG GAGCGAGAGCGAGCGGGTGCTCTCAGAGCAGATCTACACCGTCCCCTTCCTGCTGGCCTCACCAGGCCCTGAGGCAGTGACACAGGTGAGTGTGGAGAGCCCACTCCAAGCCGTCTGCCTGCCCCTGGAGATGGTGTACGAGCGGTTTCAGCAGCCAACCCACGGCTTCCGTGACCTGCTGGGCCAGTACCTGCTCGGGGAGAAGCCCAAGGGCATCCTGGAGACGGAGGAGATGCTGCGGGTCGGGGCTGGGCTGACGGGCATCGGGGAGCTGTCCCTGCACCCCGACGGCTCCCTGCACCTCCAGCCACCGGCCCGGGGAGGCGAGTTTTTCCTGTGCCTGGGGGACTGGCAGACGGTGCTGTCGGAGCTGGAGTCGGCGGGCGGGCTCTGGAAGGGGGCAGCGTTGCTGTGCGCGGCCGCGGGGCTGGCCGTCCTCCTGCACGCCCTGTGCCGCGCCTACCGCCGCTCCCGCCCCAGGCggcagcaggacaaggagcTGGATGGGGAGGAGGCCGGGGACCGGGCACCCGAGGACTCCTGCGTGGTCTGCCTGTCACGGCCCCGCGAGTGCGTCCTCCTGGGCTGCGgccacatctgctgctgcttccgCTGCTTCCAGGCCTTGCCTACCCGCCTCTGCCCCATCTGCCGGGGGCCCATTGACCGCGTGGTGCCCCTCTACCAGGCCTAA